A section of the Metabacillus endolithicus genome encodes:
- a CDS encoding LacI family DNA-binding transcriptional regulator — protein sequence MVKMRDVAKLANVSVATVSRVLHNPETVKEATRKKVLSVIDELNYKPNMLARQFRRNETNIILVVVPSIMNTVFSGIIEGIEYEASRHGYRVLLGNTNRKVENEYDLVELLKKRQADGMILLSERMDSNDIKSLSEEYPLVLATAYIEGLKVPSVSIDNVSSSREAVEHLIRLGHKEIAHITGPLQFGISKGRYKGYKQALMQNNLEVRNMLVQEGDFTFESGYNQMLKFMAIEKTPTAIFAANDEMAMGAVKAVKEFGLNVPRDIAIVGFDNIAFSSKFDPAITTVAQPLFEMGQKSMKLLLQQIQGKPILKSQYILDCELIVRDSCGGKGKEKVLNENIST from the coding sequence ATGGTAAAAATGCGTGATGTAGCAAAGTTAGCAAATGTGTCAGTCGCAACTGTTTCTAGGGTCCTACATAATCCAGAAACTGTAAAAGAAGCAACAAGAAAGAAAGTACTGAGTGTAATTGATGAGTTAAATTATAAACCAAATATGCTAGCTCGTCAGTTTCGTAGAAATGAAACAAATATTATTCTAGTGGTTGTACCAAGTATTATGAATACTGTTTTTTCAGGTATTATTGAGGGAATAGAATACGAAGCCTCAAGACATGGATATCGGGTTTTACTAGGGAATACAAATAGAAAAGTTGAAAACGAATATGACTTAGTTGAACTACTAAAGAAAAGGCAAGCAGACGGTATGATTTTATTATCAGAAAGGATGGATTCAAACGATATAAAGTCTTTGAGTGAAGAATACCCTCTTGTTCTAGCTACAGCATATATTGAGGGGTTAAAGGTACCATCGGTATCAATCGACAATGTTAGTAGTAGTCGAGAAGCTGTTGAACATCTCATTAGACTAGGTCATAAAGAAATTGCTCATATAACAGGGCCCTTGCAATTTGGAATTTCTAAAGGTCGATATAAAGGTTATAAACAAGCGCTGATGCAAAATAATTTAGAAGTTCGGAATATGCTAGTTCAAGAGGGAGATTTCACCTTTGAATCTGGCTATAATCAAATGTTGAAGTTCATGGCAATTGAGAAAACACCTACAGCTATTTTTGCTGCAAATGATGAAATGGCTATGGGGGCAGTAAAAGCAGTAAAAGAATTTGGACTTAATGTTCCTCGGGATATCGCTATTGTAGGATTCGATAATATAGCATTTTCATCAAAATTTGATCCAGCCATAACGACAGTTGCACAACCCCTTTTTGAAATGGGACAAAAGTCTATGAAATTACTATTACAGCAAATTCAAGGAAAGCCGATCCTTAAGTCGCAATATATATTAGATTGTGAATTAATTGTGAGAGATTCCTGTGGTGGAAAAGGTAAAGAAAAGGTACTAAATGAAAATATCAGCACATAA
- a CDS encoding sugar phosphate isomerase/epimerase family protein, whose translation MSNTQFSLQLFTLREETEKDFIGTLEKVAKLGYQGVEFAGYGGLTSEQLRQELDRLGLKASSSHVQLSVLENELARVIEFQQTIGSRHVACPVLPAERRTKEAYYELIPILNEIGRKCHEEGITLSYHNHDFELVELDNGKKPLEILLDETNPEWVKAEFDVYWLTKAGEDPVHWLKRYEGRTPLVHLKDMTTDGEKFFAELGTGGVNVEGVLNQGMSSGVEWFVVEQDRSRRTPFESIEISMDFLKEKQLITV comes from the coding sequence ATGTCAAATACTCAATTTAGCTTACAATTATTCACACTGCGTGAAGAAACTGAAAAAGATTTTATTGGAACATTAGAGAAGGTTGCAAAGCTTGGATATCAAGGGGTAGAGTTTGCTGGATATGGAGGATTAACGTCAGAGCAATTGAGACAGGAACTGGATCGCTTAGGGTTAAAAGCAAGTTCTAGTCACGTTCAATTATCTGTTCTAGAAAATGAATTAGCTAGGGTTATTGAATTTCAACAAACAATAGGTAGTCGACACGTTGCATGCCCTGTCCTTCCAGCTGAAAGAAGAACAAAAGAAGCTTACTATGAACTTATTCCGATTTTAAATGAAATTGGTCGAAAATGTCACGAGGAAGGAATTACACTTTCTTATCATAATCATGATTTTGAATTAGTTGAACTAGATAATGGTAAAAAGCCTTTAGAAATACTTCTAGATGAAACAAACCCTGAATGGGTAAAGGCTGAGTTTGATGTCTACTGGTTAACAAAAGCTGGTGAAGACCCAGTTCATTGGTTAAAACGTTATGAAGGAAGAACACCACTTGTTCATCTTAAGGACATGACAACAGATGGGGAGAAGTTTTTTGCGGAATTAGGAACTGGTGGGGTTAATGTAGAAGGGGTACTTAATCAGGGGATGAGTTCAGGTGTGGAGTGGTTTGTTGTTGAGCAGGACAGATCAAGAAGAACACCTTTTGAGAGCATCGAAATCAGTATGGATTTT